The Ovis canadensis isolate MfBH-ARS-UI-01 breed Bighorn chromosome 18, ARS-UI_OviCan_v2, whole genome shotgun sequence genome has a segment encoding these proteins:
- the LOC138423591 gene encoding tumor necrosis factor alpha-induced protein 2-like, with protein sequence MLKMLTLFQGLPGQQPVSRAPDFPRSAQKLPSTSEAESEASMSEASSEDLVPSLEVEMAADRDEEEAGKKKKKSKGLATMFSVFTKGRKKKGQPSLAETEGEPESSPRPPAQLPTVEELKADLERGRLEAAGPLLALELELQEAAAAGLASEEELVRRQSKVEALYALLRDQVLGLLRRPLEAAPERLRQALAVLAEQERQDRAAAAAAAGPPGSPGLAATRPRGWLQLWRDGVAQAAAERLSRRPAADAEGRTEAERAFLHMGRTMKEDLEAVVERLKPLSPADFRVVAAYAESYHAEFAAQLAALTQFELCPRDTYMLLLWVQNLYPNDILNSPKLSPELQGVRLGTLLPQTQIRQLEATFLSNEVASIRELTARALELESERWTKDEAPQRLDDRCHSELAIDIIQIISQGQDKAESITLDLGTQIKPLLLEELARFLRSYQRAFDEFLERCRQLRNYRANVIANINNCLPFRTSVEQRWQTPPDLRSSLLRPLNELKSHGFDTLLQNLFGDLKPLFKRFTQTRWAAPQQILEEIISAVAERMPEFSELQDCFREELLEAVHLHLVKEYVTRLCKRRLVLKTAEQQQQLAGLVQANAQHIQQFCTQSGSRATWLHHALPTLAEIIRLQDPSAIKIEVATYAALYPDFSKGHLSAILAIKGNLSSSDAKSIRSILDINTGPHEPSKALFSLIKVG encoded by the exons ATGCTGAAGATGCTGACCTTATTCCAAGGACTCCCAGGCCAGCAGCCTGTGTCCAGGGCCCCTGACTTCCCCAGAAGTGCCCAGAAGTTGCCCTCTACCTCAGAGGCAGAGTCTGAGGCCTCCATGTCGGAGGCCTCCTCCGAGGACCTAGTGCCATCCCTGGAGGTTGAGATGGCCGCGGACAGGGATGAAGAAGAGGCcggcaagaagaagaagaagtcgAAAGGCCTGGCCACCATGTTCAGCGTCTTCACcaaagggaggaagaagaaaggtcAGCCCAGCTTAGCAGAGACTGAGGGTGAGCCTGAGTCCAGTCCGCGGCCGCCTGCCCAGCTGCCCACAG TGGAGGAGCTCAAGGCCGACCTGGAGCGCGGGCGGCTGGAGGCGGCGGGGCCGCTGCTGGCgctggagctggagctgcagGAGGCCGCGGCGGCGGGCCTCGCGAGCGAGGAGGAGCTGGTGCGGCGCCAGAGCAAGGTGGAGGCGCTGTATGCGCTGCTGCGCGACCAGGTGCTAGGGCTGCTGCGCCGGCCGCTGGAAGCGGCGCCCGAGCGGCTGCGCCAGGCGCTGGCCGTGCTGGCCGAGCAGGAGCGCCAGGaccgcgcggcggcggcggcggcggccgggcccCCGGGGAGCCCGGGGCTGGCGGCCACGCGGCCCCGAGGCTGGCTGCAGCTGTGGCGGGACGGCGTGGCGCAGGCGGCCGCGGAGCGCCTGAGCCGGCGGCCGGCCGCGGACGCCGAGGGCCGCACGGAGGCCGAGCGCGCCTTCCTGCACATGGGCCGCACCATGAAGGAGGACCTGGAGGCCGTGGTGGAGCGCCTCAAGCCGCTCTCCCCCGCCGACTTCCGCGTGGTGGCCGCCTACGCCGAGAGCTACCACGCGGAATTCGCGGCCCAGCTGGCGGCCCTGACGCAGTTCGAGCTGTGCCCGCGAGACACCTACATGCTGCTGCTCTGGGTGCAGAACCTCTACCCCAA CGACATCCTCAACAGCCCCAAGCTGTCGCCCGAGCTGCAGGGAGTCAGACTGGGGACCCTCCTGCCTCAGACCCAGATCCGGCAGCTAGAGGCCACGTTCCTCTCCAACGAGGTG gccAGCATAAGGGAGCTGACAGCCCGAGCTCTGGAGCTGGAGTCGGAGCGCTGGACCAAGGATGAGGCCCCACAGAGGCTGGACGACCGCTGCCACAGTGAGCTGGCCATCGACATCATCCAG atCATTTCCCAGGGCCAGGACAAGGCCGAGAGCATCACTCTGGACCTGGGCACGCAGATAAAGCCCTTGCTGTTGGAAGAGCTGGCCAGGTTCCTCAGGAG CTACCAGCGCGCCTTTGATGAGTTTCTGGAGCGATGCAGACAGCTGCGAAATTACAGGGCCAATGTCATAGCTAACATCAACAACTGCCTCCCTTTCCG AACGTCTGTGGAGCAGAGGTGGCAGACACCACCAGACCTCCGGAGCTCCCTGCTGAGGCCCCTGAATGAGCTAAAAAGCCACGGCTTTGATACTCTGCTCCAGAACCTGTTTGGGGACCTGAAG CCGCTGTTCAAGAGGTTCACGCAGACCCGCTGGGCTGCCCCCCAGCAGATCCTGGAGGAAATCATCTCTGCCGTGGCCGAGAGGATGCCTGAGTTCTCAGAGCTGCAGGACTGCTTCCGAGAG GAGCTGCTGGAGGCGGTCCACCTGCACCTGGTGAAGGAGTACGTCACCCGCCTCTGCAAGCGGCGCCTGGTCCTCAAGACagcggagcagcagcagcagctggcggGGCTCGTCCAGGCCAACGCCCAGCACATCCAGCAGTTCTGCACCCAGAGC GGCTCCCGGGCTACCTGGCTGCACCACGCCCTCCCCACGCTTGCCGAGATCATTCGCCTGCAAGACCCCAGTGCCATCAAGATCGAGGTGGCCACGTACGCCGCCTTGTACCCTGACTTCAG CAAGGGCCACCTGAGTGCCATCCTGGCCATCAAAGGGAACCTGTCCAGCAGTGACGCCAAGAGCATCCGGAGCATTCTAGACATCAACACGGGGCCGCACGAGCCCTCCAAGGCTCTATTTTCGCTTATAAAGGTTGGTTAG